One part of the Lotus japonicus ecotype B-129 chromosome 2, LjGifu_v1.2 genome encodes these proteins:
- the LOC130736238 gene encoding F-box protein At1g80960-like encodes MKDRVLKAEEKRDFISKLPDEILSIIISYLHVDEAVRCNVLSKRWEGMWKLAPHMEFDAKHMIKPLSQLLHKRKSHKLPCFHPDPSKNKQVSRYGLKILQLMSHHSGDISSCRFVHFRKSILFGGVEAWVEFLVENKVGFTNLILQCEPDHYGEIAEKCFSRDEICKPDFSPGLFSGLCSLELVNYTIDSWAAFEGCINLKNLKLERIYLDDISLSGILEACKGLENFSLVESTGFQTLIIVKSSIRVLQLQALLLDEVEINCPNLEVLQLDSVKCPLQHLIINAPSLRTFHSYCYSIFARLLPINEGRYVLKTHEIFAHCNSSLSESPNGNFLQNLSNMSMDLNLNRISEVMDLSLVLRLCTNLQTLEVALPDLTHKNSDNVSSDDCATPYPISMLLESCHCIHKMLKSVYIRGFRGKEHEMEFVKYIITRATMMKKITIESKNSKREAESLLSLPKASRNLCINLKINVNPMK; translated from the exons ATGAAAGATAGGGTGTTGAAAGCTGAAGAGAAACGAGATTTTATCAGCAAGCTTCCTGATGAAATCTTGAGCATCATAATTTCTTACCTTCATGTTGATGAAGCTGTTAGATGCAATGTTCTCTCTAAGAGATGGGAAGGTATGTGGAAACTAGCTCCACACATGGAATTCGATGCAAAGCACATGATCAAGCCATTATCCCAGCTTCTTCATAAGAGGAAATCTCACAAATTACCTTGTTTCCATCCTGATCCATCCAAGAACAAACAAGTCTCAAGGTATGGTCTTAAGATACTCCAGCTGATGTCTCATCACTCTGGTGACATATCAAGTTGTCGTTTCGTGCACTTCAGAAAGAGTATTTTGTTTGGGGGAGTGGAGGCTTGGGTTGAGTTTCTGGTTGAAAACAAGGTAGGGTTTACAAATCTGATCCTTCAGTGTGAACCTGATCACTATGGAGAAATTGCTGAAAAATGTTTCTCCAGAGATGAAATTTGTAAGCCTGATTTCTCACCCGGGTTGTTTAGTGGTTTGTGCTCACTTGAATTGGTTAATTACACAATTGACTCTTGGGCTGCATTTGAGGGCTGCATCAACCTCAAGAATCTTAAATTGGAGAGGATTTACTTGGATGACATAAGCCTAAGTGGGATTTTAGAAGCATGTAAAGGCTTGGAGAATTTTAGTTTGGTTGAGTCCACTGGGTTTCAGACACTCATCATTGTGAAATCAAGCATTAGAGTTTTACAACTCCAAGCTTTACTTTTGGATGAGGTAGAAATTAATTGCCCCAATCTTGAAGTGCTGCAGCTTGATTCTGTAAAATGTCCACTGCAGCATTTAATTATTAATGCTCCAAGCCTGAGGACTTTTCATTCTTACTGCTACTCCATTTTTGCAAGACTTCTTCCCATTAATGAAGGTAGATATGTTCTGAAAACCCATGAGATTTTTGCACACTGCAACAGTTCTCTTTCG GAATCTCCAAATGGTAATTTCCTTCAAAATCTGTCAAACATGTCAATGGATTTGAATTTGAACCGCATAAGTGAAGTCATGGATCTATCTTTGGTCTTGAGATTATGTACCAATTTACAAACACTGGAAGTTGCTCTGCCG GATTTGACTCATAAAAACTCTGATAATGTTAGCTCTGATGATTGTGCAACACCATACCCTATATCGATGCTTTTGGAGTCGTGCCATTGTATTCATAAGATGCTGAAGTCTGTGTACATAAGAGGGTTTAGAGGGAAAGAACATGAAATGGAATTTGTGAAGTATATAATAACAAGAGCAACCATGATGAAAAAGATTACAATAGAATCAAAGAACTCAAAGAGAGAGGCTGAAAGTTTGCTATCACTTCCCAAAGCTTCCCGCAATCTCTGCATCAATTTGAAGATCAATGTCAATCCTATGAAATAG